The genomic stretch TATATAGTCCCACCTTGCCAGCAAGTCTATTCGCCTGTGAGAAGCAAGATAACATAAACGTAAAATCATCTTAATTCTTTAATCTACAACATCGAGTTAGACTCGTGGTACGTCCTTCGGGCCAAACATGAAGGACACGTGCGAGAAACGTGGTACGTCCTTCAGGCCAATCATAAATAAAACGAGCATGAAACGTACGTTCTTCGGGCTACATGCGACAAACACATTTTGTTCTTGGCCGCATTCGGAACTTAAGTCGTACGGCAAGGGGTTAAAATAATCCCTAAAACGAACAAAAAAGGCAATCAACTTTGAGTACTAAATGAATTACTCTTTTGTGCAgaataatactaataaaatatgtacgtgtatataaatatttttgtcatCATATGAGTTTTGATCCGTGTATATTGTTTTAACTAGAATGCTATATCTTCCCTTTATACTTCCCATGTAAATATCTGAATCACTATAACTGAGATACCATATATCAACAGAAAAAACTCATATGAACTTGTCACATATAAAATGAATCGAATATAACTCAGACTAGACTGCAAGCAATTGATGCTTCTTTCCAGTCCATCCGTTTACCATAAAGGAACTATTGCTGCCATTACGGTCTTTATCATAATACTTCGGAAGCGCTGTTCGActctctttctctattctcTGATCGTACTTTGCTTTATTGTAACACAACACACCGAGTATGGCCAACGTCATACCGAATATATTTAACCACGTCACTGGGTTCCCAAGCACGAACAGAGTTACCGCGATTACGAATATACGTTTACTCGCGCTGGCCACTGCATAAGTTAAAGGGGTAACGATAGACAGTACAGAAAACGCGATGATGTTTTGCAACCAGTTCAGCACACCATCTAATATTAATAGGCATATTATGTAGTAACTTAAATCAGCAGATTCTCCAGTAACTGGATTGTATATCAACCTCCACAGATCATATAACAACCATATAGGTGAAAATAATATCAGTGCCAGGCGGCCCAAAATGAGTAGAAGCCTCAAGTGATGTATTCCTGTGTCATGTAGCACCTGAAAACAAATATATCATTAGTATCATAGATCCACAGTCATAATATGAACGCTAAATTAGTCTAAGTACCTTTTTAGAATAAATATTCTGCAAGGAGAATGCCATGGTAGATGCTAAGGCACTCAACAAGCCAATCATATTAAAACTGAGCTCTGTAAGCGTGGCTACAGCCACACCTACCACGATTGGGACTAAGCTAAGATATACTTTCCAGGTCTGCTTTTCCTTCAGTATGATTCTTGAGAGAAATACCGTGAAGAAGGGCATTGTAGCCTTCACTGGGACAGAGCCAAACTTTAGTTAATATATgggatttataaaataaaaaataagcaaCATATTCATAAAAACTAGTTCTAAAATGTATGCATTACAACTTTAGATAATAATTAGAAGAAGTACATGTATTTATCTAGTAGGCAGAAGTGCAAAATTAGATAAAAAACTTATCTTTAATTTGCTTcattaatgaattatttatcaaCTTAAATCATGAGATAACATCTATTCCAACTATGCAAAACTTGAAGTTGTGGTTGTTAAAGATTAGACGTTTTAAAGTATTTCTTTTCAAACATTCATAAATACATGTAAACAAGCAATTGAAGCGATTAAAATCATTCAGAATTATCATCATTATCCCAATGCAAAGGTATAGATTATGTGGCATTAGCTCGCGCGCGTTTAGGAGTAAAGGTcggcttgttttatttttaaagatgGATCTGCGTGCGAAACACGTGACTGTCAAAATAATATCTCATACCAGTATGAGCGTAAGAGACGGGCACTTTCCAAATGCTGACGTGGCTGAACACGTTCGCGAGGAATTTGCCCAGGGCGAGTGGTACGATTAACCGTAGATAGTATCCCCAGGGTATATCATTGGAATATTTTCTAACACCCCATAGATTGAAGAAGGGGCCTGAATAAACGGTGATGGATGTTAACTGGACCATGGTTACTGTCAACGGGTAAGGAAATTCCGACAACAGCATCTTGCCGACGACGTTACTGCTGCTCGAGATTCCATACCAGAGCAGGCACAGGAACAATATGGTGACCACTTCGCGGCTGTTCCGCCGATCGTCCATGATTGCGCGAACGATCCtcttataatattttctcaGTGATCACTCCATACGTTTACGCAGCCGGTTGACACAATACTCCCAACTAATCGGTATATGCGGCCGCTGCCACAGATGGAATTTAACCACAGCGTCCACAGCTGGCATTTCTCTCTCCCTCCTAATGAGTTTCCCCTCTCTCCTTGCGTAATATCACGGGAACACGTGGCGCACGCTTCGAACTGAAATGAAACATGTTCAATCAACGTGCATACAATTCACTCGAGTCGCACAACTTGCTAGAGTATTTAGGAACCTGGGTCATCTCGCAAAATAAGTTACTAATAGTATTAGTGAATTTGGAAGTTGCAAGTTGTAGCCTGTTGCATAAATGTTTTTGCGATTTAATTCCATTTCTTCGGAAACAGAAATTTGTTCTAACCAATTTTTTAGTGAGTgggcaaaaataaattttgatcaaAACACGATAAGTAATAATAACTACGCTATAATATATTCTGCATTGTTGTCTTTTATTTGTGGTTCTAATAGTACAAATTAATTTCATGTATTTTCCGCTTTATATCTAAGATTTTAATAGTATATAGATCGAAAACTTTTACACGCCAATATATATCAAAGATacaatgtaaaaaaaaagaaaaaaaaaatagcataAGTTGAGTTATACTGTTTTGTCTATAGTTTTCTGACTTATACTCTCTTGACCGTCCATCAGAGAATCTTGTTTCATGTTTTCCAATCTTTTTCTCATAAAGGAGTAATCTTTCTAATTGTACCGTAATTTTGAGAACATCCTGTACATATAACCCTACTTATCTCtgttataattattcataatataataaatgtaataccAGAGAGAAAATAATACGCATACTTTGATTCAATGGTCAATTTACTATCTGAGAAATTAATATTCGGAAAAGCAGTTTTCTATAATATCTCAAGTTTATGAATGTAGTTCTATTCCTATCATAAGATTTTGGTTATAGGGTTTTATTTATCTCACTTGTCTCGATTTGTTGAATGGAGTATAGTAAGgtcaataaaatagtaaaatttgttGTCAGTAATACCAGTAGTTACCTCACATAATCCCTATAGACACTATAGATAAAGGaatgtaaatgtaattattttataatacgcTCTTAagttattaataaacaaaagtaacacaattatttataaaagctATTAAAGGCATGCATTCAATTAGAAGCTTCgattaactaaatttattcattattttacATTCCCATTATTGCACCTTTATATGAATTTAATTGCAAAACTTAAAACTACttaaaactttaattttatCTATCTACTTTTCTCAGGAAATTT from Bombus terrestris chromosome 16, iyBomTerr1.2, whole genome shotgun sequence encodes the following:
- the LOC100648804 gene encoding solute carrier family 35 member E1 homolog encodes the protein MDDRRNSREVVTILFLCLLWYGISSSSNVVGKMLLSEFPYPLTVTMVQLTSITVYSGPFFNLWGVRKYSNDIPWGYYLRLIVPLALGKFLANVFSHVSIWKVPVSYAHTVKATMPFFTVFLSRIILKEKQTWKVYLSLVPIVVGVAVATLTELSFNMIGLLSALASTMAFSLQNIYSKKVLHDTGIHHLRLLLILGRLALILFSPIWLLYDLWRLIYNPVTGESADLSYYIICLLILDGVLNWLQNIIAFSVLSIVTPLTYAVASASKRIFVIAVTLFVLGNPVTWLNIFGMTLAILGVLCYNKAKYDQRIEKESRTALPKYYDKDRNGSNSSFMVNGWTGKKHQLLAV